DNA from Drosophila busckii strain San Diego stock center, stock number 13000-0081.31 chromosome 2R, ASM1175060v1, whole genome shotgun sequence:
gaaaaaaatatttggggTCAGACAAGTTTAATGGttctaataaaattataattgcatacatatattactgaagaaaatgttaataattaaatgtaaatcaaCTTGGTAGGCGGATTTATGGGCGACATTGTTCTTACTGCGAGAGATAAGATACCTGATCCTAAACACTCAATAGTGAAAAACGAGAGAATGCTGTCTAACCAGCCCAGCGCGGTGGATGCTTCGTCTGTAAAACATAGTTCATCTTTCCAtctatatatagaaaattttaagcaCGTATATAACGAGGGTCTGCAAGTAGAAGAAGAAGGCTTAACAGACGTTATTCGAAAAAAAACCAAGATGTCTAATTTCAACAACATTTGGCTAAATTCAGAGGGCCGGGTAAGTTGAATAcagaaaacattaaaatagatatatatatatatatatatatttgaatgtCATTGAACTTAGAGCGCTGTGAAGCATTATGTGCATATACCATTAGACATAAGCCAGCAAAACGCTGACTTATGGTTACCAAAGAGGAATCTACGACTCGCGAATAAATTACATGCAACGCCAGAATTTCTAAAGCACAGTAAGACGCGCTTTTTAAGGCGCAAAGTCGATGTACGTAAAATTCAATCCAATAACAAAGATATTGAAGATGATTCTGGGAAGCATTTCATAACAGAGCAGCGACATTATATTGTTCCTACCCCATTTCCTACGCTACGCTCTACTATACCAAATGTTTATAGCAATGCCGGTGGTAATGGTATGTTGTTAAATAACAAAGATGTGGACTTTATACATTCACATGGCATGACGCGAAAAGAAGATAGGCGTATACACAAGACAAGGTAATTGGCTACCGTAAGCCATAGATTACATTATTAATACTTTATATGTTTGACTGAAATTTTTTAGAAACCATCACCgttataattgtaataaaaaaaaatcccaTTTTCGAGGGGACTTAAACCAAACTATTGATCAGAAAGCACAAAACTACTTGAATTCAGGACGCCAACATAGCAAATGGCTGCAGGGTAAAAATAATCAGATAGTTTGGCAATCGTTCAATACGTCAAAATCTGTACAGCCGTCACAAGTATTtgagaataaattaaatataattcagTAAGTAAAGTACAATAGCATTGtatgcaaatacattttttctAGTCAAGTACAATTTTTCATcacatacaaataattttatttttattttcttcttttgaCAGTCAGCAGCAGATTGCATCGCATAATCGCGTATCACGAGCAGTAACCGCAAAAAAGGAACGGATTTGGGACTATGGTGTTATACCATATGAAATTGATGGGAATTTCAGTGGCTTACACAAGGCGCTCTTTAAACAGGCTATGCGGCACTGGGAAAATTCCAcatgtattaaatttgtagaGCGAGATGCAGAAATACATCCAAATTATATAGTCTTTACAATACGCAACTGTGGGTAAGTAGTgttatttttactaaattaaatattcaattacatTGCCTTTCATTTCAGTTGTTGTTCCTTTGTGGGCAAACGTGGAAATGGTCCCCAGGCAATATCAATTGGCCGCAACTGCGATAAGTTTGGAATTGTAGTGCATGAATTGGGCCATGTGGTAGGCTTTTGGCATGAACATACTCGTCCAGATCGTGAAAAACATGTAGTCATTGAGCATAACAACATTATGAAAGGACAGGACTATAATTTCAATATGCTTTCCATGGATGAAGTTAATTCACTTGGTATGGCGTACGATTATGACTCCATTATGCACTATGCACGCAATACTTTCTCCAAGGGTACCTACCTGGATACTATACTTCCAATTGAGGTAAAGGGACGCAAAAGACCAGAGATCGGTCAACGTTTACGTCTAAGTCAAGGCGATATTGCACAGGCGAATCTATTATATAAATGTCCCAAGTGCGGTCGCACCTTTCAGGAGAGCACTGGAATATTCTCCAGTCCTGTTTATTATACAGCGGGTGCCCTTAGCAATGAAACGGAGCATTGTGAGTGGCGCATCACAGCAACTCATGGCGAGCGAGTGGTGCTGCGACTTGAAAATAtggtattttaataaatttttataaatatttgatataaatttactATGTCATTTATGCCTTACTTGAACAAACAATCTAAAGTAATAAATAGATTTTCGatagcattttaataataactcATAACCATAACAGCATTTTTTAGACTAGCGTCagatttcttttattaattagaactttttggaattttgaaagacaaaacaaataagtaaGTTGGCGTATCTCCGTAATCAATGAGATATTTTAAATgacttataatttatatgatattttaaatgacttataatttatatatgtatgtacacatcagacttacataattttttaaattgttctaCAATTAGACATTAACTTCGTTTGATTTGTAGAACATCTTTAAGTCCAATAACTGCGAAACTGATTACCTTGAGATACGTGATGGATACTACATCAAATCTCCACTAATTGGACGATATTGTGGTAAGGTGGCTAAAGAAGTCATAACTACTTTGTCGAGTCGTATGCTGTTAacttacataaataaacaccGGGAAGATGGTTATCGCGGATTTAAGGCGGAATTTGATGGTAACTAACTTTTCAATTGTAAGTAactatttaatgtattttttataacagtTGTTTGTGGAGGTAACTTATCCGTTGATGATTCTGAAGGCCGCTTGGAATCCCCCAACTACCCGTTGGACTACTTACCCAATAAGGAGTGTCTGTGGAAAATATCAGTACCCAAAGGCTTTCAAGTTGCGCTCAAGTTTCAATCTTTTGAAGTCGAAAATCATGATAGCTGTGTATATGATTATGTGGAGGTAAGAGATGGTGACGCTCAGGACGCCCCATTAATTGGCGTTTTTTGTGGGTACAAACCGCCGCCGAACCTAAAGTGAGTACTgaacataacaaaaataacCAATTCCTAGACTTAATGGTCttgccaattaaaattgcagaTCCAGCGGTAATTTGATGTACGTGAAATTTGTATCTGATACTTCAGTCCAAAAAGCAGGCTTCTCGGCCGTTTTCATGAAAGAAGTAGATGAGTGCGAAACTCAGAATCATGGCTGTGAGCATGAGTGCATTAATACCTTAGGTGGCTATGAGTGCAGTTGCCACATAGGGTATGAGCTGCATAGTGACAAGAAACATTGCGAAGGTAGGTCCCTTACTAGCACCTTGCTTTTACTATCGATCACAATTAACAATGCAGATTAGGGGTATTGTGGTTGGCCTGACTTGTGTAGGAATTTAGACAAAAGATTATCTAATAATctaaaaagatttaaaaacaTGTTTTAATATCTTTTACCGAAATTCGAAAGTTGTCGCTTGCACAAGGGTTAAAAAAAGgataagaataaaaatttctttgtGCTTTTACAGTAGGAAAATCTAAACGCGTACAAATAACGACACAGAAAAGAAGATTAATGATataacttatttaataaatcgcaattaatttattaatcacTCGTGGCCGccagaatttaaaaattttgtgtaGCACGTTTCAAATATTAacttttgtaaacaaaatatctACATATGTCGGTAaattatataagcaaataCTGCTTAGCATGATTTACACTTATAAAAACGCTTCAGAAATTGCCATCTATCTTAGTAATCGTGACATGgtgcaataaaaaaagacACAGACctcaatttaatgaaaaatgtaaGACTGTcattttatgtacatatacatatatatatataaagaactGTACTGACTGATGGGTGATAATGATAGTGACGTGTGACCGTTGTACACCCGAACCTAGAACCTAGCtattgtgagtgtgtgtttactGCGATACCTCAATCAAAGTGTAAAATAagtgcgcccaactttaatgcgtcctcatgttttattcataaaatatattttattttcattacatCAGAGAATGGGAAGAAATTACCTACACCTAAAATTACTCGAGTAAGTCCCAAGAAATTCTGTCACGCGAGTGGTTGctcgcatttattttattaatttatttattttatggctttattaTCTTATAAAGCAGCATTTGAGTAGTAATCAATTTTGACGgctaattttgt
Protein-coding regions in this window:
- the LOC108602829 gene encoding dorsal-ventral patterning protein tolloid isoform X4, whose translation is MIRRLNGQDGRGCGFMGDIVLTARDKIPDPKHSIVKNERMLSNQPSAVDASSVKHSSSFHLYIENFKHVYNEGLQVEEEGLTDVIRKKTKMSNFNNIWLNSEGRSAVKHYVHIPLDISQQNADLWLPKRNLRLANKLHATPEFLKHSKTRFLRRKVDVRKIQSNNKDIEDDSGKHFITEQRHYIVPTPFPTLRSTIPNVYSNAGGNGMLLNNKDVDFIHSHGMTRKEDRRIHKTRNHHRYNCNKKKSHFRGDLNQTIDQKAQNYLNSGRQHSKWLQGKNNQIVWQSFNTSKSVQPSQVFENKLNIIHQQQIASHNRVSRAVTAKKERIWDYGVIPYEIDGNFSGLHKALFKQAMRHWENSTCIKFVERDAEIHPNYIVFTIRNCGCCSFVGKRGNGPQAISIGRNCDKFGIVVHELGHVVGFWHEHTRPDREKHVVIEHNNIMKGQDYNFNMLSMDEVNSLGMAYDYDSIMHYARNTFSKGTYLDTILPIEVKGRKRPEIGQRLRLSQGDIAQANLLYKCPKCGRTFQESTGIFSSPVYYTAGALSNETEHCEWRITATHGERVVLRLENMNIFKSNNCETDYLEIRDGYYIKSPLIGRYCGKVAKEVITTLSSRMLLTYINKHREDGYRGFKAEFDVVCGGNLSVDDSEGRLESPNYPLDYLPNKECLWKISVPKGFQVALKFQSFEVENHDSCVYDYVEVRDGDAQDAPLIGVFCGYKPPPNLKSSGNLMYVKFVSDTSVQKAGFSAVFMKEVDECETQNHGCEHECINTLGGYECSCHIGYELHSDKKHCEDACGGLIEYPNGTITSPSFPEMYPILKECIWEIIAPPKHKISLNFTHFDLEGTEHQQSDCGYDSVTIYSKLTENRLKRMGTYCGTSIPPTITSDSNALRVEFHSDKSIQRSGFAAVFFTDIDECAVNNGGCQHECRNTIGSYLCFCHNGYSLHENGHDCKEGECKYEISSSFGSIYSPSYPDNYPPNADCVWHFSTTPGHRIKLIFNEFNVESHQECAYDNVAIYDGESELSSLLGRFCGDKIPYPISSTSNQLYMALKTDKNKQMNGFTALHSTSCGGYLRASSNVQQFYSHARFSNLDYDDNMDCEWTIQAPPNSNVQLLFLTFDIESSENCTYDYVQVFSGMEDISGPMYGQYCGNLLPQDIISLTDSLLVRFKTDSSVHMKGFSVSYVAVDPFENSEEDVESLYSSEMATPFPGSLKSIFKEETEESDDYSDFSGNQLAKGNFRGRFSYPISYSTWTN
- the LOC108602829 gene encoding dorsal-ventral patterning protein tolloid isoform X3 translates to MMLLESRKRLRPGIGFNIGRVLNNINFALVIATLWLIVISVHATNAQLNEGKQKIPGFKNIESVGETNNRNSKRNHQLEQHFITQDKLQRHNHRIYNSKYTIKQLLNMQKVPKLSNDIDMDPCKAENFKHVYNEGLQVEEEGLTDVIRKKTKMSNFNNIWLNSEGRSAVKHYVHIPLDISQQNADLWLPKRNLRLANKLHATPEFLKHSKTRFLRRKVDVRKIQSNNKDIEDDSGKHFITEQRHYIVPTPFPTLRSTIPNVYSNAGGNGMLLNNKDVDFIHSHGMTRKEDRRIHKTRNHHRYNCNKKKSHFRGDLNQTIDQKAQNYLNSGRQHSKWLQGKNNQIVWQSFNTSKSVQPSQVFENKLNIIHQQQIASHNRVSRAVTAKKERIWDYGVIPYEIDGNFSGLHKALFKQAMRHWENSTCIKFVERDAEIHPNYIVFTIRNCGCCSFVGKRGNGPQAISIGRNCDKFGIVVHELGHVVGFWHEHTRPDREKHVVIEHNNIMKGQDYNFNMLSMDEVNSLGMAYDYDSIMHYARNTFSKGTYLDTILPIEVKGRKRPEIGQRLRLSQGDIAQANLLYKCPKCGRTFQESTGIFSSPVYYTAGALSNETEHCEWRITATHGERVVLRLENMNIFKSNNCETDYLEIRDGYYIKSPLIGRYCGKVAKEVITTLSSRMLLTYINKHREDGYRGFKAEFDVVCGGNLSVDDSEGRLESPNYPLDYLPNKECLWKISVPKGFQVALKFQSFEVENHDSCVYDYVEVRDGDAQDAPLIGVFCGYKPPPNLKSSGNLMYVKFVSDTSVQKAGFSAVFMKEVDECETQNHGCEHECINTLGGYECSCHIGYELHSDKKHCEDACGGLIEYPNGTITSPSFPEMYPILKECIWEIIAPPKHKISLNFTHFDLEGTEHQQSDCGYDSVTIYSKLTENRLKRMGTYCGTSIPPTITSDSNALRVEFHSDKSIQRSGFAAVFFTDIDECAVNNGGCQHECRNTIGSYLCFCHNGYSLHENGHDCKEGECKYEISSSFGSIYSPSYPDNYPPNADCVWHFSTTPGHRIKLIFNEFNVESHQECAYDNVAIYDGESELSSLLGRFCGDKIPYPISSTSNQLYMALKTDKNKQMNGFTALHSTSCGGYLRASSNVQQFYSHARFSNLDYDDNMDCEWTIQAPPNSNVQLLFLTFDIESSENCTYDYVQVFSGMEDISGPMYGQYCGNLLPQDIISLTDSLLVRFKTDSSVHMKGFSVSYVAVDPFENSEEDVESLYSSEMATPFPGSLKSIFKEETEESDDYSDFSGNQLAKGNFRGRFSYPISYSTWTN
- the LOC108602829 gene encoding dorsal-ventral patterning protein tolloid isoform X1, yielding MMLLESRKRLRPGIGFNIGRVLNNINFALVIATLWLIVISVHATNAQLNEGKQKIPGFKNIESVGETNNRNSKRNHQLEQHFITQDKLQRHNHRIYNSKYTIKQLLNMQKVPKLSNDIDMDPCKAGGFMGDIVLTARDKIPDPKHSIVKNERMLSNQPSAVDASSVKHSSSFHLYIENFKHVYNEGLQVEEEGLTDVIRKKTKMSNFNNIWLNSEGRSAVKHYVHIPLDISQQNADLWLPKRNLRLANKLHATPEFLKHSKTRFLRRKVDVRKIQSNNKDIEDDSGKHFITEQRHYIVPTPFPTLRSTIPNVYSNAGGNGMLLNNKDVDFIHSHGMTRKEDRRIHKTRNHHRYNCNKKKSHFRGDLNQTIDQKAQNYLNSGRQHSKWLQGKNNQIVWQSFNTSKSVQPSQVFENKLNIIHQQQIASHNRVSRAVTAKKERIWDYGVIPYEIDGNFSGLHKALFKQAMRHWENSTCIKFVERDAEIHPNYIVFTIRNCGCCSFVGKRGNGPQAISIGRNCDKFGIVVHELGHVVGFWHEHTRPDREKHVVIEHNNIMKGQDYNFNMLSMDEVNSLGMAYDYDSIMHYARNTFSKGTYLDTILPIEVKGRKRPEIGQRLRLSQGDIAQANLLYKCPKCGRTFQESTGIFSSPVYYTAGALSNETEHCEWRITATHGERVVLRLENMNIFKSNNCETDYLEIRDGYYIKSPLIGRYCGKVAKEVITTLSSRMLLTYINKHREDGYRGFKAEFDVVCGGNLSVDDSEGRLESPNYPLDYLPNKECLWKISVPKGFQVALKFQSFEVENHDSCVYDYVEVRDGDAQDAPLIGVFCGYKPPPNLKSSGNLMYVKFVSDTSVQKAGFSAVFMKEVDECETQNHGCEHECINTLGGYECSCHIGYELHSDKKHCEDACGGLIEYPNGTITSPSFPEMYPILKECIWEIIAPPKHKISLNFTHFDLEGTEHQQSDCGYDSVTIYSKLTENRLKRMGTYCGTSIPPTITSDSNALRVEFHSDKSIQRSGFAAVFFTDIDECAVNNGGCQHECRNTIGSYLCFCHNGYSLHENGHDCKEGECKYEISSSFGSIYSPSYPDNYPPNADCVWHFSTTPGHRIKLIFNEFNVESHQECAYDNVAIYDGESELSSLLGRFCGDKIPYPISSTSNQLYMALKTDKNKQMNGFTALHSTSCGGYLRASSNVQQFYSHARFSNLDYDDNMDCEWTIQAPPNSNVQLLFLTFDIESSENCTYDYVQVFSGMEDISGPMYGQYCGNLLPQDIISLTDSLLVRFKTDSSVHMKGFSVSYVAVDPFENSEEDVESLYSSEMATPFPGSLKSIFKEETEESDDYSDFSGNQLAKGNFRGRFSYPISYSTWTN
- the LOC108602829 gene encoding uncharacterized protein LOC108602829 isoform X6, whose translation is MMLLESRKRLRPGIGFNIGRVLNNINFALVIATLWLIVISVHATNAQLNEGKQKIPGFKNIESVGETNNRNSKRNHQLEQHFITQDKLQRHNHRIYNSKYTIKQLLNMQKVPKLSNDIDMDPCKAGGFMGDIVLTARDKIPDPKHSIVKNERMLSNQPSAVDASSVKHSSSFHLYIENFKHVYNEGLQVEEEGLTDVIRKKTKMSNFNNIWLNSEGRSAVKHYVHIPLDISQQNADLWLPKRNLRLANKLHATPEFLKHSKTRFLRRKVDVRKIQSNNKDIEDDSGKHFITEQRHYIVPTPFPTLRSTIPNVYSNAGGNGMLLNNKDVDFIHSHGMTRKEDRRIHKTRNHHRYNCNKKKSHFRGDLNQTIDQKAQNYLNSGRQHSKWLQGKNNQIVWQSFNTSKSVQPSQVFENKLNIIHQQQIASHNRVSRAVTAKKERIWDYGVIPYEIDGNFSGLHKALFKQAMRHWENSTCIKFVERDAEIHPNYIVFTIRNCGCCSFVGKRGNGPQAISIGRNCDKFGIVVHELGHVVGFWHEHTRPDREKHVVIEHNNIMKGQDYNFNMLSMDEVNSLGMAYDYDSIMHYARNTFSKGTYLDTILPIEVKGRKRPEIGQRLRLSQGDIAQANLLYKCPKCGRTFQESTGIFSSPVYYTAGALSNETEHCEWRITATHGERVVLRLENMTLTSFDL
- the LOC108602829 gene encoding dorsal-ventral patterning protein tolloid isoform X2, translating into MMLLESRKRLRPGIGFNIGRVLNNINFALVIATLWLIVISVHATNAQLNEGKQKIPGFKNIESVDKLQRHNHRIYNSKYTIKQLLNMQKVPKLSNDIDMDPCKAGGFMGDIVLTARDKIPDPKHSIVKNERMLSNQPSAVDASSVKHSSSFHLYIENFKHVYNEGLQVEEEGLTDVIRKKTKMSNFNNIWLNSEGRSAVKHYVHIPLDISQQNADLWLPKRNLRLANKLHATPEFLKHSKTRFLRRKVDVRKIQSNNKDIEDDSGKHFITEQRHYIVPTPFPTLRSTIPNVYSNAGGNGMLLNNKDVDFIHSHGMTRKEDRRIHKTRNHHRYNCNKKKSHFRGDLNQTIDQKAQNYLNSGRQHSKWLQGKNNQIVWQSFNTSKSVQPSQVFENKLNIIHQQQIASHNRVSRAVTAKKERIWDYGVIPYEIDGNFSGLHKALFKQAMRHWENSTCIKFVERDAEIHPNYIVFTIRNCGCCSFVGKRGNGPQAISIGRNCDKFGIVVHELGHVVGFWHEHTRPDREKHVVIEHNNIMKGQDYNFNMLSMDEVNSLGMAYDYDSIMHYARNTFSKGTYLDTILPIEVKGRKRPEIGQRLRLSQGDIAQANLLYKCPKCGRTFQESTGIFSSPVYYTAGALSNETEHCEWRITATHGERVVLRLENMNIFKSNNCETDYLEIRDGYYIKSPLIGRYCGKVAKEVITTLSSRMLLTYINKHREDGYRGFKAEFDVVCGGNLSVDDSEGRLESPNYPLDYLPNKECLWKISVPKGFQVALKFQSFEVENHDSCVYDYVEVRDGDAQDAPLIGVFCGYKPPPNLKSSGNLMYVKFVSDTSVQKAGFSAVFMKEVDECETQNHGCEHECINTLGGYECSCHIGYELHSDKKHCEDACGGLIEYPNGTITSPSFPEMYPILKECIWEIIAPPKHKISLNFTHFDLEGTEHQQSDCGYDSVTIYSKLTENRLKRMGTYCGTSIPPTITSDSNALRVEFHSDKSIQRSGFAAVFFTDIDECAVNNGGCQHECRNTIGSYLCFCHNGYSLHENGHDCKEGECKYEISSSFGSIYSPSYPDNYPPNADCVWHFSTTPGHRIKLIFNEFNVESHQECAYDNVAIYDGESELSSLLGRFCGDKIPYPISSTSNQLYMALKTDKNKQMNGFTALHSTSCGGYLRASSNVQQFYSHARFSNLDYDDNMDCEWTIQAPPNSNVQLLFLTFDIESSENCTYDYVQVFSGMEDISGPMYGQYCGNLLPQDIISLTDSLLVRFKTDSSVHMKGFSVSYVAVDPFENSEEDVESLYSSEMATPFPGSLKSIFKEETEESDDYSDFSGNQLAKGNFRGRFSYPISYSTWTN
- the LOC108602829 gene encoding dorsal-ventral patterning protein tolloid isoform X5 codes for the protein MKGGFMGDIVLTARDKIPDPKHSIVKNERMLSNQPSAVDASSVKHSSSFHLYIENFKHVYNEGLQVEEEGLTDVIRKKTKMSNFNNIWLNSEGRSAVKHYVHIPLDISQQNADLWLPKRNLRLANKLHATPEFLKHSKTRFLRRKVDVRKIQSNNKDIEDDSGKHFITEQRHYIVPTPFPTLRSTIPNVYSNAGGNGMLLNNKDVDFIHSHGMTRKEDRRIHKTRNHHRYNCNKKKSHFRGDLNQTIDQKAQNYLNSGRQHSKWLQGKNNQIVWQSFNTSKSVQPSQVFENKLNIIHQQQIASHNRVSRAVTAKKERIWDYGVIPYEIDGNFSGLHKALFKQAMRHWENSTCIKFVERDAEIHPNYIVFTIRNCGCCSFVGKRGNGPQAISIGRNCDKFGIVVHELGHVVGFWHEHTRPDREKHVVIEHNNIMKGQDYNFNMLSMDEVNSLGMAYDYDSIMHYARNTFSKGTYLDTILPIEVKGRKRPEIGQRLRLSQGDIAQANLLYKCPKCGRTFQESTGIFSSPVYYTAGALSNETEHCEWRITATHGERVVLRLENMNIFKSNNCETDYLEIRDGYYIKSPLIGRYCGKVAKEVITTLSSRMLLTYINKHREDGYRGFKAEFDVVCGGNLSVDDSEGRLESPNYPLDYLPNKECLWKISVPKGFQVALKFQSFEVENHDSCVYDYVEVRDGDAQDAPLIGVFCGYKPPPNLKSSGNLMYVKFVSDTSVQKAGFSAVFMKEVDECETQNHGCEHECINTLGGYECSCHIGYELHSDKKHCEDACGGLIEYPNGTITSPSFPEMYPILKECIWEIIAPPKHKISLNFTHFDLEGTEHQQSDCGYDSVTIYSKLTENRLKRMGTYCGTSIPPTITSDSNALRVEFHSDKSIQRSGFAAVFFTDIDECAVNNGGCQHECRNTIGSYLCFCHNGYSLHENGHDCKEGECKYEISSSFGSIYSPSYPDNYPPNADCVWHFSTTPGHRIKLIFNEFNVESHQECAYDNVAIYDGESELSSLLGRFCGDKIPYPISSTSNQLYMALKTDKNKQMNGFTALHSTSCGGYLRASSNVQQFYSHARFSNLDYDDNMDCEWTIQAPPNSNVQLLFLTFDIESSENCTYDYVQVFSGMEDISGPMYGQYCGNLLPQDIISLTDSLLVRFKTDSSVHMKGFSVSYVAVDPFENSEEDVESLYSSEMATPFPGSLKSIFKEETEESDDYSDFSGNQLAKGNFRGRFSYPISYSTWTN